The Arachis duranensis cultivar V14167 chromosome 2, aradu.V14167.gnm2.J7QH, whole genome shotgun sequence genome has a window encoding:
- the LOC127744990 gene encoding uncharacterized protein LOC127744990: MTQVPIHMHNTGLQNKDEVVLSVKDYSICRGVEYRVLESDHLKYHEKCKDFGKGCSWLIPNLLRARKGTWEVDESTVYFHRLFWTFSPCIEPFRHCKPLVSIDGTHLYGKYGGTLLLAIAQDGNSNILPIAFALVEGENAETWSFFLSNLLSHVTPQEDINVIFDRHNDIKAALDAPENAANFSLSFKAKDARRMLVNAAYAKTEAEFYYWFDIMQIENPTMCDWANRMEYDKWTQHEDSGRRFGHMTINISECVNSVLKKTRNLLVISLVKSTYGRLAELFMVRGQTA, from the exons ATGACACAGGTGCCAATCCACATGCATAACACGGGCCTTCAA AATAAAGATGAAGTTGTTCTGAGTGTGAAGGACTATAGCATCTGTCGAGGTGTTGAGTACCGAGTCTTGGAATCGGATCATCTGAAGTATCATGAAAAATGCAAGGATTTCGGCAAGGGCTGTAGTTGGTTGATTCCCAATTTGCTTCGTGCACGAAAGGGAACTTGGGAG GTCGATGAGTCTACAGTGTACTTTCATCGTCTTTTCTGGACATTTTCACCCTGCATCGAGCCCTTCCGGCATTGCAAGCCCCTGGTGAGTATTGATGGTACCCACTTGTATGGCAAGTATGGAGGCACATTACTGTTGGCGATTGCGCAGGATGGGAACTCGAACATCCTCCCAATAGCCTTCGCCCTTGTGGAGGGAGAAAATGCGGAGACATGGTCATTCTTCTTGTCCAACCTACTATCACATGTGACGCCACAGGAGGATATCAATGTTATCTTTGACAGGCATAATGACATCAAGGCTGCACTTGACGCCCCCGAGAATG CAGCAAATTTTAGCCTTAGCTTCAAAGCTAAagatgcaaggaggatgctggTCAATGCTGCCTATGCAAAAACTGAAGCAGAATTTTATTACTGGTTTGACATAATGCAGATTGAGAACCCGACCATGTGTGACTGGGCCAACCGGATGGAGTATGACAAGTGGACCCAACATGAGGATAGCGGTAGACGGTTCGGGCACATGACAATCAACATTAGTGAATGTGTGAATTCTGTGTTAAAGAAAACTCGCAACCTTCTGGTCATTTCGTTGGTTAAGTCTACTTACGGGAGGCTTGCTGAGCTATTTATGGTCCGTGGACAAACAGCATAG
- the LOC127744991 gene encoding protein MAIN-LIKE 1-like, whose product MLLHDRIIPYLETAGLYHFARLNNQWFWVDEPLLSAFVERWRPETHTFHMLFAECIITLQDVAYKLGLPIDGEALSRCLTDFENLMENGRPAWVWFRKLFGELPPQNKVKQMTVCYTWFHERIRVLPADASEETVRIYARAYILMLLSSQLFVDKNANRFHLRWLPYLASLDDLDRYSWGSAALAWLYRCFCHGTNRNVVNLAGSLQLLQSWIFWRFSSLRPSRFDVYGFLLASRWATYLPKNDAGDQRVVFARLSLDRLRIHNRMCDP is encoded by the exons atgCTTTTACACGACCGGATTATACCATATCTGGAAACCGCTGGTTTGTATCACTTCGCTAGGTTGAACAATCAGTGGTTCTGGGTTGATGAGCCCCTACTTAGCGCATTCGTTGAGAGGTGGCGTCCTGAAACCCACACCTTTCACATGCTGTTTGCAGAGTGCATTATCACTTTGCAAGACGTGGCGTATAAGCTCGGTTTGCCCATCGATGGAGAGGCCCTTAGTAGGTGCCTGACTGACTTTGAGAATCTGATGGAGAACGGAAGACCCGCATGGGTGTGGTTTCGGAAGTTGTTTGGTGAGTTACCGCCGCAGAATAAAGTCAAGCAGATGACGGTGTGCTACACTTGGTTCCATGAGAGGATCCGGGTTCTCCCAGCAGACGCGAGTGAAGAAACGGTGCGTATATACGCGCGTGCTTATATTCTGATGTTACTGTCATCTCAGCTGTTTGTGGACAAGAACGCAAACCGGTTTCACCTTCGCTGGTTGCCTTATTTGGCATCGCTGGACGATTTGGATAGATATAGCTGGGGCTCGGCTGCACTAGCCTGGTTGTATAGATGTTTTTGTCATGGGACAAACAGAAACGTTGTTAACTTGGCCGGGTCACTACAGCTTCTACAGTCTTGGATTTTTTGGAGGTTTTCCAGTTTGAGACCTAGTCGTTTTGATGTGTACGGGTTTCTGCTTGCATCCAG GTGGGCTACATATCTACCAAAAAATGATGCAGGGGATCAAAGAGTCGTGTTTGCACGCCTGTCTTTGGATAGATTGCGTATCCACAATCGCATGTGTGATCCTTAA
- the LOC127744992 gene encoding uncharacterized protein LOC127744992: protein MRGGFVRGGHSRSHPPESSLRRKQDQTLRLGKKGRMDEEGQAFVGDMNPSLTPREENWMQDNEIPREDIPVQKRSFSDTVKQGRRPVEGEVGNNNRTQVNDRMEEERDNANQELQQPEITVEKVNGIYNFNINEAAMKKWRSPWWDTLIVKLLGRRISLTALTRRLETMWGKMESLEVIDLGNDFFLVKFFSHEDLDFALTEGPWKILDHYLSIRFWTPNFNPEKDVIDRIAAWVRLPGLAIEYYEETMLSKIGNVIGRTLKVDTNTADKRRGKFARLCVELNLAEPLVGQYSINGVKYKVEYEGLHLICFDCGKVGHDKTSCPRNKTQAAREEVTRRVETHVAGDGVQHADDEEGQRRSDKQDNLAEDNFVNTKIDKSKKI, encoded by the coding sequence ATGAGAGGAGGCTTTGTCCGAGGAGGACATTCACGTTCTCACCCTCCAGAATCTTCTTTGAGAAGGAAGCAAGACCAGACTCTGAGACTTGGAAAGAAAGGTAGAATGGATGAAGAAGGGCAAGCTTTTGTAGGAGATATGAATCCTTCCCTGACTCCGAGAGAGGAGAACTGGATGCAAGACAATGAGATTCCAAGAGAAGATATTCCAGTTCAGAAAAGGTCGTTTAGTGACACAGTGAAGCAAGGAAGAAGGCCTGTTGAAGGAGAGGTAGGGAACAACAACCGCACTCAAGTTAATGACCGAATGGAAGAAGAAAGGGATAACGCCAATCAGGAATTGCAGCAACCTGAAATTACAGTGGAGAAAGTAAATGGCATATACAATTTTAACATCAATGAAGCAGCCATGAAAAAATGGAGAAGCCCGTGGTGGGATACCCTCATTGTGAAATTGCTAGGAAGACGAATCTCACTTACAGCTCTTACAAGGAGACTTGAAACAATGTGGGGAAAAATGGAAAGTTTAGAGGTGATAGATTTGGGGAATGACTTCTTTCTTGTGAAGTTTTTTTCGCATGAAGACCTGGACTTTGCCTTGACTGAGGGACCTTGGAAGATCCTAGACCACTACCTCTCAATACGATTTTGGACACCAAATTTTAACCCAGAGAAAGATGTGATAGATCGAATAGCAGCCTGGGTGAGACTGCCAGGTTTGGCAATAGAATACTATGAAGAAACTATGCTAAGTAAGATAGGAAATGTAATAGGAAGAACCTTAAAAGTAGATACTAATACTGCTGATAAGAGAAGAGGGAAGTTTGCTAGACTTTGTGTTGAACTTAACCTAGCTGAACCTCTTGTCGGTCAGTATTCCATTAATGGTGTCAAATACAAGGTTGAATATGAAGGATTACATCTCATTTGTTTTGATTGCGGGAAGGTGGGTCATGATAAGACAAGCTGTCCCAGAAACAAGACTCAAGCTGCGAGGGAAGAAGTGACCAGAAGAGTAGAGACACATGTTGCTGGTGATGGAGTGCAGCACGCTGATGATGAAGAAGGCCAACGACGAAGTGACAAACAAGATAATCTAGCAGAGGATAACTTTGTCAATACCAAAATTGATAagagtaaaaaaatttag